A genomic window from Paenibacillus sp. FSL K6-0276 includes:
- a CDS encoding ABC transporter permease subunit yields the protein MKSGRFNFGRTFGQMKQNWGLYTLLFPAVVLTLLFAYKPMYGVLIAFKDYSPALGIGDSPWAGFKYFEKFFNSYQFSSTIKNTLIISLYSLITFPIPIILALMVNQMRPNRFRRFFQTISYMPHFISTVVMVGLMMILFSPSTGLLGNLYSLFGKEAPDLIGSAGLFSSVYVWSDVWQHVGWDSIIFIAALSAVDPSLYEAATVDGASRMHKIRYIDIPMLMPTAITLLILRVGGLLGVGFEKVYLMQNDLNITSSEILSTYVYKIGLLSSQYSFSSAINLFNTVINFILLIMVNQISKKLSENSLW from the coding sequence ATGAAATCTGGTCGATTTAATTTTGGGCGGACATTCGGACAAATGAAACAAAATTGGGGTCTATATACATTACTTTTTCCCGCTGTAGTACTAACATTATTATTCGCGTATAAACCGATGTACGGGGTGCTAATTGCATTCAAGGATTACAGCCCGGCGTTGGGAATTGGCGACAGCCCATGGGCTGGATTCAAGTACTTCGAGAAGTTCTTTAATTCCTATCAATTTTCATCAACAATTAAGAATACACTGATCATCAGTCTGTACAGTCTGATTACGTTTCCAATTCCGATTATACTGGCGCTAATGGTTAACCAGATGAGACCCAACCGGTTTAGACGTTTTTTTCAGACTATATCGTATATGCCCCATTTTATTTCCACGGTTGTAATGGTGGGTTTGATGATGATTTTGTTCTCCCCTAGTACCGGTTTGCTCGGGAATTTATATAGTCTGTTTGGAAAAGAGGCTCCCGATCTGATAGGCTCCGCTGGTTTATTCAGTAGTGTGTATGTCTGGTCGGATGTGTGGCAGCATGTCGGATGGGACAGCATTATTTTTATCGCTGCACTCTCCGCGGTCGACCCTAGCTTGTATGAGGCCGCAACCGTGGACGGAGCAAGCCGGATGCATAAAATTCGTTATATCGATATTCCCATGTTGATGCCGACAGCGATTACACTGCTTATACTGCGGGTCGGAGGTCTGCTCGGAGTTGGATTTGAGAAGGTATATCTAATGCAGAATGATCTGAACATCACCTCAAGCGAAATTCTTTCCACATATGTTTATAAAATAGGATTACTCAGTAGCCAGTACAGCTTTTCATCGGCTATCAACTTGTTCAACACCGTCATCAACTTTATTCTATTAATTATGGTCAATCAGATTTCAAAAAAATTAAGCGAAAACAGCTTGTGGTAG
- the thiD gene encoding bifunctional hydroxymethylpyrimidine kinase/phosphomethylpyrimidine kinase: protein MTKIIKTLTIAGSDSSGGAGIQADLKTFEEYGTYGFSALTTIVTMDPDNGWHHNVYPIDASIVAEQLKTIFAGGPVNAMKTGMLGSVEIVRVAEQAIKENLQTNVVIDPVMVCKGEDEVLNPDSAEAIRDLLLPLATVVTPNLFEAGVLSGLGKLSTLEDMKEAARLIHKLGARNVVVKGGKALGGDQAIDVFFDGSEYTVFQTAKIEPAHNHGAGCTFAAAITGGLANGLSVHEAVAKAKDFVSAAIRNGFAFNEYVGPVFHGGYRLER from the coding sequence ATGACAAAAATCATTAAAACACTAACTATTGCAGGCAGCGACTCCAGTGGTGGTGCAGGTATCCAAGCGGATTTAAAAACATTTGAAGAGTATGGAACCTACGGCTTCAGTGCCTTAACCACTATCGTTACCATGGACCCTGACAATGGATGGCACCACAATGTGTATCCTATTGATGCGTCCATTGTTGCTGAGCAGTTAAAAACTATTTTCGCAGGCGGTCCGGTAAATGCCATGAAGACGGGTATGCTGGGAAGTGTTGAAATCGTACGTGTTGCTGAGCAAGCGATCAAAGAAAATCTACAGACCAATGTAGTGATTGACCCGGTCATGGTGTGCAAGGGCGAAGATGAAGTTTTGAACCCTGACAGCGCTGAGGCTATTCGTGACTTACTGCTACCTCTAGCAACTGTAGTCACCCCAAATTTGTTTGAAGCAGGCGTTCTTTCAGGTCTTGGCAAACTTTCTACCCTAGAGGATATGAAAGAAGCTGCTCGTCTGATTCATAAGCTCGGTGCACGTAATGTCGTGGTTAAAGGCGGCAAAGCACTCGGGGGCGATCAAGCGATTGATGTCTTCTTCGACGGTTCTGAGTACACAGTATTTCAAACAGCCAAAATCGAGCCTGCTCATAATCATGGAGCTGGATGTACTTTTGCCGCAGCAATTACCGGCGGTTTAGCTAATGGCCTATCCGTCCATGAAGCTGTAGCAAAAGCTAAAGATTTTGTCTCCGCAGCCATTCGCAATGGATTTGCGTTTAATGAATATGTGGGTCCTGTATTTCACGGTGGGTATCGTTTAGAACGTTAG
- a CDS encoding extracellular solute-binding protein, producing MGQHSKKITTKKWSVGLLAATMAFGIAGCGGNNANNAATSETSSYNKEGLPIVNEPVTLKVLTVRWGSMGDTFTQNQWLKDLEKNTNVKIDWQVMSSNDWGEQKSIMLASGTLPDIILGNQTLGDSDIVNNLSFFRPLDDYIDQYMPNLKAAMEETPEMKKLSTFPDGKIYSLPTRLPSRPKSSRQPVINKTWLDKLGLKVPETIDELYNVFKAFKEQDPNGNGKQDEIPFIEKGNDLISPFGIADLNNNNMIIKDGKAIYYPVSEEFKEALKWENKLYAEGLLDKEVFTQDDTMRSAKFQNPDAPIVGFSYQWTPDAVFGKWSDQYVTIPPIAGPDGKRYTIGNPIGMNLNRNEFLITTTSKYPEIAARWADQFYTNEASIQNFWGAIGTVIKKNDNDTYTLMDPPTGTSADAWYWDQSLRDFGPKYVSPSFEQKIVLNPESGDGLKLQLDKLGSEYVTEPFPNVMYTSEEFEELPTLTTDIDGYVNTMRAQFISKGGIDEGWDDYVKQLNKMGLDKLVKIRTDAYSRYMSVK from the coding sequence ATGGGTCAACACAGTAAGAAAATAACTACAAAGAAATGGTCTGTAGGTCTTCTGGCGGCTACGATGGCATTTGGAATCGCGGGTTGCGGTGGAAACAATGCGAATAATGCAGCGACAAGCGAGACGAGCAGTTATAACAAAGAAGGCTTGCCGATTGTCAATGAGCCTGTGACACTGAAGGTACTGACTGTCCGCTGGGGAAGCATGGGAGATACCTTTACCCAGAATCAGTGGTTGAAGGATCTGGAAAAGAATACGAATGTCAAAATTGACTGGCAGGTGATGTCCTCCAATGACTGGGGCGAACAGAAGTCCATTATGCTGGCAAGCGGCACACTTCCCGATATCATCTTAGGAAATCAGACACTTGGAGATTCGGATATCGTTAATAATCTAAGCTTTTTCCGCCCGTTAGATGATTATATTGATCAGTATATGCCTAATCTTAAAGCGGCTATGGAAGAAACGCCTGAAATGAAAAAACTCAGCACCTTTCCTGACGGCAAAATCTACTCTCTGCCAACAAGACTTCCATCGCGTCCAAAAAGCTCGCGCCAGCCTGTGATTAACAAAACTTGGTTGGACAAATTGGGTTTGAAGGTTCCGGAAACGATAGACGAACTATATAACGTGTTTAAAGCTTTTAAAGAACAAGATCCGAATGGGAATGGAAAGCAAGATGAGATTCCTTTTATTGAAAAAGGTAATGACTTGATCAGTCCTTTCGGTATCGCTGACTTGAATAACAACAATATGATAATCAAGGACGGAAAAGCAATATACTATCCTGTTTCAGAGGAGTTCAAAGAAGCTCTCAAATGGGAAAATAAATTGTATGCAGAAGGCCTGCTCGATAAAGAGGTGTTCACTCAGGATGACACGATGAGATCGGCCAAGTTCCAAAATCCAGATGCTCCAATTGTGGGCTTTTCGTACCAGTGGACCCCGGACGCCGTGTTTGGTAAATGGAGCGATCAATATGTGACTATTCCACCGATTGCCGGACCGGATGGTAAGCGTTATACCATAGGAAATCCGATTGGTATGAATCTTAACCGTAACGAATTTCTCATAACTACTACCAGCAAATATCCGGAGATTGCCGCACGCTGGGCTGACCAGTTCTATACCAATGAAGCAAGCATTCAGAATTTCTGGGGTGCGATTGGAACCGTTATCAAGAAGAACGACAACGACACTTATACTTTGATGGATCCACCGACCGGAACCAGCGCGGATGCTTGGTACTGGGATCAGTCGCTCCGTGATTTCGGACCGAAATATGTGAGCCCGTCCTTTGAACAGAAAATCGTTCTTAATCCTGAAAGTGGAGATGGACTGAAACTGCAGCTAGATAAGCTGGGTAGTGAATATGTAACAGAGCCTTTCCCTAACGTTATGTACACCTCCGAGGAGTTCGAGGAGCTGCCAACCTTGACCACGGATATCGACGGTTATGTGAATACAATGCGCGCTCAATTTATTAGCAAAGGTGGAATTGACGAAGGTTGGGATGATTATGTCAAACAGCTTAATAAAATGGGACTTGATAAATTAGTTAAGATTCGCACAGATGCTTACAGTCGTTATATGAGTGTGAAATAA
- a CDS encoding DoxX family protein, with protein sequence MNIVSIVLQSLLVLTFVMAGFGKVTGSQMHVENFKHWGLPQWFRVVTGLVELVAAAALIVGYWEPSWAAAGALLLGVTAIGGVLTHVRVKDSFKQTFPIILLGVLAFIVFFIRLSDLGDFPGFK encoded by the coding sequence ATGAATATTGTATCCATCGTATTGCAGAGCTTGCTAGTACTTACTTTTGTTATGGCAGGGTTCGGAAAGGTAACAGGTTCACAAATGCATGTGGAAAACTTCAAACACTGGGGTTTGCCGCAATGGTTTCGAGTAGTAACCGGACTTGTTGAACTCGTCGCTGCGGCAGCTTTGATTGTTGGCTACTGGGAACCTAGTTGGGCGGCAGCAGGTGCACTTTTACTTGGAGTTACTGCCATCGGCGGTGTTCTGACTCATGTTCGCGTAAAAGATTCGTTCAAACAGACGTTTCCGATCATCCTGCTCGGCGTGCTAGCTTTTATCGTATTTTTCATTCGTCTTTCAGATCTGGGTGACTTTCCAGGGTTTAAGTAA
- a CDS encoding glycoside hydrolase family 30 beta sandwich domain-containing protein, with the protein MPELKIYQSTGENSLFVEQSLQQLTPIANAEATTTVTIDENQTFQEMDGFGASFTDSSAYLINQVLDNEQKKEVMSKLFDSQDGIGLSVLRNPMGASDYARDIYSYDDMPAQVTDTKLTHFSIAHDEADIIPLLQQALEINPQIKLMASPWSAPGWMKTSGSMIAGELKQEYYQAYADYFVRYIQAFEKHGLPTYAVTPQNEPLFEPKHYPSMLMLPEAQRDFIKNYLKPSFVKHNINTKILCYDHNWDRPDYPLTVLNYAKDEVDGVAWHWYGGNASAQSEVLKAFADKEVHFTEGSGGEWIPPFEQAFSNVMRTGIDILRNHSKSFVLWNMALDEKNGPTVPGFGKSTCRGVVTVNQETKELTYTLDYYALAHFSKFIRPKAVRIEASTNQELIRSVAFKNTDNSIAVVLFNDSEKAENVAVNLQGTDDLSFRLESKSALSILIK; encoded by the coding sequence ATGCCAGAGCTTAAAATTTATCAATCCACAGGGGAGAATTCATTATTTGTAGAGCAAAGTCTACAACAATTAACTCCAATTGCTAACGCTGAGGCGACCACTACTGTAACTATTGATGAGAATCAAACCTTTCAGGAAATGGATGGCTTTGGGGCATCCTTTACGGATTCATCCGCCTACTTGATTAACCAAGTACTGGACAATGAACAGAAAAAAGAAGTCATGAGCAAACTTTTTGATTCCCAAGATGGAATTGGCTTGTCTGTATTAAGAAATCCAATGGGAGCATCGGATTATGCTAGAGATATTTATAGCTATGACGATATGCCTGCACAGGTAACCGATACGAAATTAACTCATTTCTCCATCGCACATGATGAAGCAGATATTATTCCTTTGTTACAACAAGCGCTGGAAATTAATCCTCAGATCAAGCTGATGGCTTCACCATGGAGTGCACCAGGTTGGATGAAGACTAGCGGATCGATGATCGCCGGTGAACTTAAACAAGAATATTACCAGGCTTATGCCGATTATTTTGTACGATACATTCAAGCATTTGAAAAACACGGATTGCCAACTTATGCGGTAACACCGCAGAACGAGCCTCTTTTTGAACCAAAGCACTACCCTAGTATGTTAATGCTGCCTGAGGCGCAAAGAGATTTCATTAAAAATTATTTGAAGCCTAGCTTTGTGAAACACAACATCAATACAAAAATTCTCTGCTACGACCACAACTGGGATCGTCCGGATTATCCACTAACGGTGCTGAATTATGCGAAAGATGAAGTCGACGGTGTAGCTTGGCACTGGTATGGCGGCAATGCGTCAGCACAATCGGAGGTTCTAAAGGCTTTTGCGGATAAAGAAGTGCATTTCACAGAAGGTTCTGGTGGGGAATGGATTCCTCCATTTGAACAAGCCTTCTCGAATGTAATGAGAACAGGGATTGATATTCTCAGAAATCATAGTAAATCCTTTGTATTATGGAATATGGCCTTAGATGAGAAGAACGGCCCTACCGTGCCGGGCTTTGGAAAAAGTACTTGTCGCGGCGTTGTTACGGTCAACCAAGAGACCAAGGAACTTACGTATACGCTGGACTATTATGCGCTGGCACATTTCAGTAAATTCATTCGTCCTAAGGCAGTACGTATCGAAGCTTCCACAAATCAAGAACTTATTCGTTCCGTAGCTTTTAAGAATACGGATAATTCCATTGCGGTAGTCCTGTTCAACGATAGTGAAAAGGCTGAGAATGTGGCTGTGAACTTGCAGGGTACGGATGATTTATCGTTCCGTTTGGAGTCTAAAAGTGCCTTATCTATTTTGATTAAATAA
- a CDS encoding histidine kinase, whose protein sequence is MTKKTAEHKTYPIRHYIKVMMLVSFSVLILDLAISIASISIVKQQSTRNLQDTAALYINRINHDFAYINHYMGWTLGNEESLLTMNTYGVNSTKFLKANENLHKRFTELQKNYGHEYNFFYYLKNENYFLNCAPISVTYTDYRELKTKIISYIDDKEMYEKFYSKWTPILVNNHYYVINIVPYYNRYLIGLISADNLIRPLRQINLGANGYVSLVDENEQPLTSPISNSGKLITEDRGFSNLLQSRTTINSAFSDTNFSTKMVIKYGIFEKIMIAQLLIMLLFFIVTSTLCIVLLFFKKRVLGPIQSFSENLAFINEAGQPADFKSSEIIELEQANTQFKGLVEQIKTFKIAMYEQELEKQRIQLDYMKLQIKPHFFLNCLTSIYSMAQIQMYKEIENMAMSTSKYFRYIFQNGENFVRLEDEIEHVRTYLQIQKQRYQDAFIYYIEQEDQASSVEIPPLVLQTFIENSIKYAISREHEVKIKLTVQRLQIEHEEMLVIQLTDTGPGFPPQVLEKLNLGEPLDQSKGTQIGIMNTLKRLEYLYLKRATITFSNLEDGGASVILFLPELPKNSK, encoded by the coding sequence ATGACCAAAAAAACAGCGGAACACAAAACCTACCCCATTCGTCATTATATTAAAGTCATGATGTTGGTTTCGTTCTCAGTCCTTATTCTGGATTTAGCGATCAGCATTGCTTCCATTTCCATTGTTAAGCAGCAGTCCACTCGAAATTTGCAGGATACGGCTGCACTCTACATCAACCGTATTAATCATGATTTTGCCTACATTAATCACTATATGGGTTGGACGCTTGGGAACGAGGAAAGCCTACTTACGATGAATACTTACGGGGTCAACAGTACTAAGTTCTTAAAGGCAAATGAAAATCTGCACAAACGTTTTACTGAACTGCAAAAAAACTATGGACATGAGTACAACTTCTTCTACTATTTGAAAAATGAGAACTATTTTTTAAATTGTGCACCGATCAGTGTGACCTATACGGATTACAGGGAGCTCAAAACGAAGATTATTTCTTATATTGATGATAAGGAGATGTATGAGAAGTTTTACTCCAAATGGACCCCTATCCTTGTAAACAATCACTACTACGTGATTAATATCGTTCCCTATTACAATCGTTATTTAATTGGACTGATCTCCGCCGATAATCTGATCCGTCCTCTACGCCAAATTAATCTTGGTGCCAATGGTTATGTCTCTCTAGTGGATGAGAATGAACAGCCTTTAACTAGTCCCATATCGAACAGCGGAAAGCTGATAACGGAAGATAGGGGGTTCTCTAATCTTTTGCAATCGCGTACAACAATCAACAGCGCCTTCTCGGACACAAATTTCAGCACTAAAATGGTCATTAAGTATGGAATATTCGAAAAAATCATGATTGCTCAGCTACTTATTATGCTACTCTTCTTCATTGTGACCTCCACTTTATGCATCGTTCTACTGTTTTTCAAAAAAAGAGTACTGGGCCCGATTCAAAGCTTCTCTGAGAACCTTGCTTTCATTAATGAGGCTGGGCAGCCCGCAGATTTTAAGAGCAGTGAGATTATAGAGCTGGAACAGGCAAACACACAGTTTAAAGGCTTAGTTGAACAAATCAAAACCTTCAAAATCGCTATGTACGAGCAGGAACTGGAGAAGCAGCGGATACAGCTGGATTATATGAAACTGCAGATCAAGCCTCACTTTTTCTTGAACTGTCTGACTAGTATCTATAGCATGGCTCAAATTCAAATGTATAAAGAAATCGAGAATATGGCGATGTCTACTTCTAAATATTTCCGCTATATTTTTCAGAATGGTGAGAATTTTGTCCGACTAGAAGATGAAATTGAGCATGTCCGAACTTATCTCCAAATTCAAAAGCAACGTTATCAGGATGCATTTATTTACTATATCGAACAAGAGGATCAGGCAAGCAGTGTGGAAATCCCACCGTTAGTGCTGCAAACCTTCATCGAAAATTCAATTAAATATGCGATTTCACGAGAACATGAAGTAAAGATCAAGCTTACAGTACAACGATTACAGATTGAGCACGAAGAAATGCTCGTTATCCAACTCACCGACACCGGTCCCGGTTTTCCACCCCAAGTGTTAGAGAAGCTTAATCTTGGAGAGCCCTTGGATCAAAGTAAAGGTACGCAAATCGGCATTATGAATACGCTTAAAAGGCTGGAATATCTCTATCTTAAAAGAGCAACAATCACCTTTTCCAATTTGGAGGATGGCGGTGCTAGTGTAATTTTATTTCTTCCGGAGCTTCCTAAAAATTCTAAATGA
- a CDS encoding sugar ABC transporter substrate-binding protein, with the protein MNKAFGKKGLKLCTALMAVVLVFTGCGSKGNSDSSSKELSSIEGRYTIDPETPAWKLDKKEETTDLTWYVNADWWNTDFGKDLVTKKIKEDLNINIKFIKGDDTKLNTIFAGGEMPDLLTVLDSNSPVVQKASTWALPLNDLADKYDPYFNKVAAKDTMNWFQLADGKTYGYPNYSNTQNDYDSGNIPAKTAFVIRKDVYEAIGKPTIGTPEEFKSAMQQIKKEFPEMIPFGFNSIGKGTGSLGDVLQDFIGVPMETENGEFYNRNLDEDYLAWLKTLNEVYRNGDISDDSFADDGTAFEEKVKSGKYATMLLDGTPQQSGNLQIFMTANPGKEYIAIDGPQSTVGHEPTLNQSGITGWMISFITKKAKDPAKAIQVYTYLLSEEGQKLMNYGIEGETYKVNEAGKIEFLPEIKDLQLNNADKFKKEYRMGEFMFFGHDRDKALSNDAFAESIKQMQEWGKGKMKPHFILENINPAQGTPEARSLTAIDTTWNTSLVSMIRSKDDATFDSSLAAYKAFLNDNNWDKIVEVRSEKMKNNKEKLGLK; encoded by the coding sequence ATGAATAAAGCATTTGGGAAAAAAGGACTCAAACTTTGTACTGCACTTATGGCTGTTGTATTAGTATTTACGGGTTGTGGATCAAAAGGAAATTCTGATAGCTCCAGTAAAGAATTAAGTTCCATTGAAGGCCGTTATACGATAGATCCGGAAACACCGGCATGGAAGCTGGATAAAAAAGAGGAAACTACGGATCTCACTTGGTACGTGAATGCAGACTGGTGGAATACTGATTTCGGTAAAGATCTCGTTACTAAAAAAATTAAAGAGGATCTAAATATCAACATTAAATTCATTAAAGGCGATGACACTAAGCTGAATACGATTTTTGCCGGTGGTGAAATGCCGGACTTGTTGACAGTACTTGATTCTAACTCTCCTGTGGTACAAAAAGCCTCTACATGGGCGCTGCCACTGAACGATCTAGCCGATAAATATGATCCTTATTTCAATAAAGTGGCTGCAAAAGATACGATGAACTGGTTCCAATTAGCAGACGGTAAGACTTATGGCTATCCTAACTATTCAAATACTCAAAACGATTATGATAGCGGTAACATTCCTGCTAAAACGGCATTTGTCATCCGTAAGGATGTTTACGAAGCGATTGGAAAACCAACCATTGGTACTCCAGAAGAATTCAAGAGTGCTATGCAACAAATTAAAAAGGAGTTCCCAGAAATGATTCCTTTTGGTTTTAACTCCATTGGTAAAGGTACTGGTTCTTTGGGAGATGTACTACAGGACTTCATCGGAGTACCGATGGAAACTGAAAATGGCGAGTTCTACAACCGTAATCTGGATGAGGACTATTTGGCTTGGTTGAAAACATTAAATGAAGTCTACAGAAATGGTGATATCAGTGATGACAGTTTTGCAGATGATGGTACTGCCTTTGAAGAAAAAGTGAAATCAGGTAAATATGCAACAATGCTGCTCGACGGAACGCCTCAACAAAGTGGTAACCTGCAAATCTTCATGACTGCAAATCCAGGTAAGGAATATATCGCTATTGATGGACCGCAAAGCACAGTTGGTCATGAGCCAACGTTGAATCAATCAGGTATTACAGGCTGGATGATCAGTTTTATTACTAAAAAGGCTAAAGACCCTGCTAAAGCTATTCAAGTCTACACGTATTTGCTTAGTGAAGAAGGACAGAAGCTTATGAACTATGGTATTGAAGGAGAAACCTATAAAGTTAATGAAGCCGGTAAAATTGAATTCTTGCCTGAAATCAAAGATCTTCAATTGAATAATGCTGATAAATTTAAAAAAGAATACCGGATGGGCGAATTTATGTTCTTCGGACATGACCGTGATAAAGCTTTGAGTAATGATGCATTCGCAGAGTCGATTAAACAAATGCAAGAATGGGGCAAAGGAAAGATGAAACCGCACTTCATTCTAGAAAATATCAACCCAGCTCAAGGAACACCTGAAGCTCGTAGTCTAACTGCAATTGACACTACTTGGAATACTTCACTTGTAAGTATGATTCGTTCCAAAGATGATGCTACTTTCGATAGTAGCTTAGCTGCTTACAAAGCATTCTTGAATGATAACAACTGGGATAAGATTGTAGAAGTTCGTTCTGAAAAAATGAAAAATAACAAAGAAAAACTAGGACTTAAATAA
- a CDS encoding helix-turn-helix domain-containing protein has product MNVLLVDDDFYVIAALQKRIDWESLHIETVYTANNVAQAREIIEKHSVQILISDIEMPQGSGLELLAWIREGNYSIQTILLTNYADFNYAQKAIELQSFEYFLKPIEFDKLMLIIQKAVTQAKEQQSNEKAIQGGYFWQKNQAKILEHFWRKLVSGSTSFPIKPADITHAIEEQNLSYQMSDTLQPLIFNLFPYNGSMGKEEKDLFDFALLNILYELFQNPYFTIESILEYKDYNWIAILKWNQTPDTLVLEELCSSFIQKANPYLKCDVCCNIGLYDKLINVGNVLKQSLHMDEKITKCRNQTFLVEAYLSQNKTVYTPPDLGYLEELLDQNKLSAFLEEVTQYLKVMLNNKTLETSVLSLFRLDVVQLVYSFLNIKGIRSHKLYSGTTNDKLIMHSLNSIEDMEEYLKYLVNTAMKYRDFAAQPKSVVEEIKHYIHSHYGDDLTRNDLAEIVYLNPDYLARIFKRETGVSLGSYVIQVRIAAAKHLLETTNMSVYTVANKVGYNNYSYFSKLFKQEVGLPPNEYKKEQQYNPA; this is encoded by the coding sequence ATGAATGTACTGCTTGTTGATGATGACTTTTATGTTATTGCCGCATTGCAAAAGAGAATAGATTGGGAATCACTACACATCGAAACGGTTTATACCGCTAATAATGTCGCTCAAGCACGTGAAATCATAGAAAAACATTCGGTTCAAATTCTGATTTCAGATATTGAAATGCCGCAGGGTAGCGGACTCGAACTTCTGGCATGGATTCGCGAGGGGAATTATAGTATTCAGACGATTCTTCTTACCAATTATGCAGATTTCAACTATGCACAGAAAGCAATCGAATTGCAGAGCTTTGAATATTTTCTCAAGCCTATCGAATTTGATAAGCTGATGCTGATCATCCAAAAGGCTGTCACACAGGCAAAAGAACAACAGAGTAATGAAAAAGCCATACAGGGAGGCTACTTTTGGCAAAAAAATCAGGCGAAGATTCTCGAGCATTTTTGGCGCAAGCTGGTAAGTGGTAGTACTTCATTCCCGATTAAACCCGCAGACATCACTCATGCCATTGAAGAACAAAATCTGTCCTATCAAATGAGCGATACCCTACAGCCTTTGATATTCAACTTATTTCCTTACAATGGCAGCATGGGTAAAGAAGAAAAAGATCTTTTTGATTTTGCCCTGCTTAATATATTGTACGAATTGTTTCAGAATCCTTATTTTACCATTGAGAGCATTCTGGAATATAAAGATTATAACTGGATCGCCATATTAAAATGGAACCAAACGCCGGACACTCTAGTACTTGAAGAGTTGTGCTCATCCTTTATTCAAAAAGCGAACCCTTATTTAAAATGTGATGTCTGCTGCAATATTGGTTTATACGATAAACTGATTAATGTGGGGAATGTTCTAAAACAATCACTTCATATGGATGAAAAAATTACGAAGTGCAGAAATCAGACCTTTCTGGTAGAAGCATACCTCTCTCAAAATAAAACAGTCTACACTCCACCGGATCTTGGGTATTTGGAAGAGCTGCTTGACCAGAATAAACTTTCCGCTTTTCTTGAAGAAGTCACACAATATTTAAAAGTTATGCTTAATAATAAAACACTAGAAACTTCCGTCCTTAGCTTATTCCGATTAGATGTAGTTCAGCTTGTCTATTCGTTTCTCAACATAAAAGGTATACGATCACATAAATTGTATTCCGGAACAACGAATGATAAATTAATAATGCATTCTTTGAATTCGATCGAGGATATGGAAGAATATCTTAAATATCTAGTCAATACAGCAATGAAATACCGAGACTTCGCTGCACAGCCAAAATCTGTCGTAGAAGAAATCAAGCATTACATTCATTCGCATTACGGCGATGATCTGACACGAAATGATTTGGCTGAAATTGTCTATCTCAATCCGGATTATCTGGCAAGAATATTCAAACGAGAAACTGGAGTTTCATTAGGTAGCTATGTCATCCAAGTCAGAATCGCGGCTGCGAAGCATTTATTGGAAACCACAAATATGTCTGTATATACAGTGGCGAACAAAGTTGGATATAACAACTACTCCTATTTCTCCAAGCTTTTCAAACAAGAGGTAGGCCTCCCTCCTAATGAATATAAAAAGGAACAACAATACAATCCAGCTTAA
- a CDS encoding Rrf2 family transcriptional regulator, translated as MSTANRGVNIGPPRFKIAVHSIVWLAKSGSILSSAMIASQVNSHATFMRRVMQSLATAGIVDSKGGREGGYVLRKSADEITLGEIYEAVSTAAEEPEVDMACGASALIDVELERILQETEQRTIEYLRQYTVINVMERVEFFS; from the coding sequence ATGAGTACAGCTAATCGTGGTGTGAACATCGGACCTCCCCGTTTTAAAATAGCGGTACATTCGATCGTCTGGCTTGCTAAAAGTGGCAGCATATTATCCAGTGCCATGATCGCAAGCCAAGTGAATTCACACGCGACCTTTATGCGTAGAGTGATGCAGTCTTTGGCGACTGCAGGAATCGTGGATTCCAAAGGTGGAAGAGAAGGAGGGTATGTTCTTCGGAAATCTGCTGATGAGATCACACTGGGAGAGATTTATGAGGCAGTTAGTACAGCGGCGGAGGAACCTGAAGTGGATATGGCGTGTGGAGCAAGTGCTTTGATTGATGTAGAACTAGAAAGAATTCTCCAAGAGACCGAACAACGGACCATTGAGTATTTACGCCAATATACGGTTATTAATGTTATGGAGCGGGTAGAGTTTTTTTCTTAA